One part of the Fusobacterium pseudoperiodonticum genome encodes these proteins:
- a CDS encoding NCS2 family permease, whose product MEFLDSYFKISERKSTISHEVMGGITTFLAMAYIIIVNPSVLSLSGMDKGALITVTCLASFIGTIIAGVWANSPIALAPGMGLNAFFTYTLTLERQVPWQTALGIVFLSGCFFLILSIGGIREKIASSIPVSLRLAVGGGIGLFIAFIGLKGMGIVVANQATFVGIGEFTKTTCVSIIGLLIIIVMEVKKKKGGILVGIIITTILGIVIGDVAIPSKILSLPPSPAPILFKLDIMSAFKLSLIGPIFSFMFVDLFDSLGTLMSCSKEMGLIDDSGEVKNLGRMLYTDAGSTIIGATMGTSTVTAYVESAAGIMLGARTGLAATVTALGFLLSLFFTPLISIVPGYATAPALIVVGIFMFRQVSNLEFGDLKILFPAFITIFTMPLTYSISTGLALGFLSYILVHLLTFDFKKLNITLFFIGAICLLHLLV is encoded by the coding sequence ATGGAATTTTTGGATAGTTACTTTAAAATTAGCGAAAGAAAAAGTACTATTTCACACGAAGTTATGGGGGGAATTACAACATTTTTAGCAATGGCTTATATAATAATTGTAAATCCATCTGTATTATCACTTTCAGGAATGGATAAAGGAGCTTTAATAACAGTAACTTGTTTAGCATCTTTTATTGGAACAATCATAGCAGGAGTATGGGCAAATTCACCTATAGCTTTAGCACCAGGTATGGGGCTTAATGCTTTCTTTACTTATACTTTAACTTTAGAAAGACAAGTTCCTTGGCAAACAGCATTAGGTATAGTATTTTTATCAGGATGCTTCTTCTTAATTCTATCAATAGGAGGAATAAGAGAAAAAATTGCAAGTTCAATACCAGTGTCACTAAGACTAGCAGTTGGTGGAGGAATAGGATTATTCATAGCTTTTATAGGTTTAAAAGGTATGGGAATAGTTGTTGCTAACCAAGCTACTTTTGTTGGAATTGGAGAATTTACAAAGACAACATGTGTTTCTATTATTGGACTTTTAATTATAATTGTAATGGAAGTTAAAAAGAAAAAAGGTGGAATACTTGTAGGAATTATTATAACAACAATATTGGGAATTGTAATTGGAGATGTAGCAATACCATCAAAGATACTTTCTTTACCACCAAGTCCAGCACCTATCTTATTTAAGTTAGATATTATGTCTGCATTTAAATTATCATTGATAGGACCTATATTTTCATTTATGTTTGTTGACTTATTTGACTCATTAGGGACTCTTATGAGTTGTTCTAAAGAAATGGGACTTATAGATGATAGTGGAGAAGTAAAAAATCTTGGAAGAATGCTTTACACAGATGCAGGATCAACAATAATAGGTGCTACTATGGGAACATCAACAGTAACTGCTTATGTTGAATCAGCAGCAGGTATTATGTTAGGAGCTAGAACAGGATTAGCTGCTACAGTAACTGCACTAGGATTTTTATTATCACTATTCTTTACACCACTTATCAGTATAGTACCTGGATATGCAACAGCACCAGCTTTAATTGTTGTAGGTATATTTATGTTTAGACAAGTTTCAAACTTAGAATTTGGTGATTTAAAGATTTTATTCCCTGCATTTATAACAATTTTTACTATGCCATTAACATATAGTATAAGTACAGGGCTTGCACTAGGATTTTTATCTTATATACTAGTTCATTTATTGACTTTTGACTTTAAAAAACTGAATATAACATTATTCTTTATTGGTGCAATTTGCTTACTTCACTTACTTGTTTAA
- the bioD gene encoding dethiobiotin synthase, whose amino-acid sequence MNFKDFFVIGTDTDVGKTYVSTLLYKALRKHNFQYYKPIQSGCFLKDNKLTAPDVDFLTKFIDIPYDDSMVTYTLKEEVSPHLASEMEGTVIEIENVKKHYEELKKQYSNIIVEGAGGLYVPLIRDKFYIYDLIKMWNLSVVLVCGTRVGAINHTMLTLNALNTMGIKLEGLVFNNYKGQFFEDDNIKVILELSKVKKYLIIKNGQKEISDEEIETFFN is encoded by the coding sequence ATGAACTTTAAAGATTTCTTTGTTATAGGAACAGATACTGACGTAGGTAAGACTTATGTTAGTACTTTACTATATAAGGCTTTAAGAAAACATAATTTTCAATATTACAAACCTATTCAAAGTGGTTGTTTTTTAAAAGATAATAAACTAACAGCACCTGATGTAGATTTTTTAACAAAATTTATAGATATTCCTTATGATGACAGTATGGTAACTTATACTTTAAAAGAAGAAGTTTCCCCTCATTTAGCTTCTGAGATGGAAGGAACTGTCATAGAAATAGAGAATGTTAAAAAACATTATGAAGAGTTAAAAAAACAATATTCTAATATTATAGTTGAAGGGGCAGGTGGACTTTATGTTCCTCTTATCAGAGATAAATTCTATATTTATGATTTAATAAAAATGTGGAATTTATCTGTTGTATTAGTATGTGGAACAAGGGTAGGAGCTATAAATCATACTATGCTTACTTTAAATGCACTTAATACTATGGGAATAAAATTAGAAGGTTTAGTTTTTAATAATTACAAAGGACAATTTTTTGAAGATGATAATATAAAAGTTATTTTAGAGTTATCAAAAGTAAAAAAATATTTAATTATAAAGAATGGACAAAAAGAAATTTCTGATGAAGAAATAGAGACTTTCTTTAATTAA
- the dut gene encoding dUTP diphosphatase, protein MKKIQVKVVREEGVQLPKYETEGSAGMDVRANIKEAITLKSLERVMIPTGLKVAIPEGYEIQVRPRSGLAIKHGITMLNTPGTVDSDYRGELKVIVVNLSNEAYTIEPNERIGQFVLNKVEQIEFVEVEELEDTSRGEGGFGHTGK, encoded by the coding sequence ATGAAAAAGATACAAGTTAAAGTAGTTAGAGAAGAAGGAGTACAACTTCCAAAATATGAAACAGAAGGCTCAGCAGGAATGGATGTTAGAGCCAATATAAAAGAAGCTATAACTTTAAAATCTTTAGAAAGAGTTATGATACCAACAGGTTTAAAAGTAGCTATACCTGAAGGTTATGAAATACAAGTTAGACCAAGAAGTGGTTTGGCTATAAAACATGGGATAACTATGCTTAATACTCCTGGAACAGTTGATAGTGACTACAGAGGAGAATTAAAAGTTATAGTTGTAAACTTGAGTAATGAAGCTTATACAATAGAGCCTAATGAGAGAATTGGGCAATTTGTTTTGAATAAGGTTGAACAAATAGAATTTGTTGAAGTTGAAGAATTGGAGGATACTAGCCGTGGTGAAGGTGGTTTCGGACATACTGGGAAATAA
- the sppA gene encoding signal peptide peptidase SppA, protein MVILYALLQAVIISIVIIIAICILILLVKRKFKNKDVISLKGVKTVVFNIGDLVEDYMVSAVSINKALSHDIVLKALENLVDDKKIEKIIIDVDEVDLSRVHIEEIKEIFKKLSADKEIIAIGTTFDEYSYQIALLADKIYMLNTKQSCLYFRGYEYKEPYFKNILATLGVTVNTLHIGDYKVAGESFSHDKMTEEKKESLVNIKETLFQNFINLIKEKRKVDITNEILSGDLIFANSEKAKELGLIDGLSTYEEIGVDYDEDTVDFVEYISAYKRKKNKSKNTIAVINLEGEIDTRESRESVINYDNVIEKLEVLEDIKNLKGLVLRINSPGGSALESEKIYQKLKKLEIPIYISMGDLCASGGYYIATVGKKLFASPVTLTGSIGVVILYPEFSEAIDKLKVNMEGFSKGKGFDIFDVFSKLSEDSKEKIVYSMNEVYSEFKAHVMEARNINEEDLEKIAGGRVWLGSQAKENGLVDELGTLNDCIDSLAKELELKDFKLAYIRGRQSIAEIVSAMKPQFIKSDIVEKIEMLKSYSNKILYYDESLENL, encoded by the coding sequence ATGGTTATTTTATATGCACTACTACAAGCAGTAATTATTTCAATAGTTATTATAATTGCTATTTGTATTCTTATTTTATTAGTTAAAAGAAAATTTAAAAATAAAGATGTTATTTCATTAAAAGGTGTTAAAACAGTAGTTTTTAATATAGGGGATCTTGTTGAGGACTATATGGTATCAGCTGTATCTATAAATAAAGCTTTATCACATGATATAGTTTTAAAAGCTTTAGAGAACTTAGTCGATGATAAAAAAATAGAAAAAATAATAATAGATGTTGATGAAGTTGACTTATCGAGAGTTCACATTGAAGAGATAAAAGAAATTTTTAAAAAATTATCAGCTGATAAAGAAATTATTGCAATAGGAACTACCTTTGATGAGTACTCTTATCAAATAGCTTTACTTGCAGATAAAATCTACATGCTAAATACTAAGCAATCTTGTTTATATTTCCGTGGTTATGAATATAAGGAGCCTTATTTTAAAAATATTTTAGCTACTTTAGGAGTTACAGTAAATACTTTACATATAGGTGATTATAAGGTGGCAGGAGAAAGTTTTAGCCACGATAAGATGACTGAAGAAAAGAAAGAATCTTTAGTGAATATTAAAGAAACTTTATTTCAAAACTTTATAAACTTAATTAAAGAAAAAAGAAAAGTTGATATAACAAATGAAATTCTTTCAGGAGATTTGATTTTTGCTAATTCAGAAAAAGCCAAAGAATTAGGTTTAATTGATGGACTGTCTACCTATGAAGAAATAGGTGTGGACTATGATGAAGACACAGTTGACTTTGTAGAATATATTTCAGCTTATAAAAGAAAGAAAAATAAGAGTAAAAATACAATAGCAGTAATTAATCTTGAAGGAGAAATAGACACAAGAGAAAGTAGAGAATCTGTTATTAATTATGATAATGTTATTGAAAAATTAGAGGTATTGGAAGATATTAAAAATTTAAAAGGACTTGTTTTAAGAATTAATTCTCCAGGTGGAAGTGCCTTAGAAAGCGAAAAAATATATCAGAAGTTAAAGAAATTAGAAATTCCTATTTATATTTCTATGGGAGATTTATGTGCAAGTGGAGGATACTATATTGCAACTGTTGGTAAAAAGTTATTTGCTAGTCCTGTAACATTGACAGGCTCTATAGGAGTTGTTATTCTATATCCTGAATTTTCTGAAGCAATAGATAAATTAAAAGTAAATATGGAAGGTTTCTCAAAGGGAAAAGGTTTTGATATCTTTGATGTATTTTCAAAATTAAGTGAAGATTCAAAAGAAAAAATTGTATATAGCATGAATGAAGTATATAGCGAATTTAAAGCTCATGTTATGGAGGCAAGAAATATTAATGAAGAAGACTTAGAAAAGATTGCTGGTGGTCGTGTATGGCTAGGAAGTCAAGCAAAAGAAAATGGTCTTGTAGATGAACTAGGGACTTTAAATGACTGTATAGATAGTTTAGCAAAAGAATTAGAATTAAAAGATTTTAAATTGGCTTACATAAGAGGAAGACAATCTATAGCAGAAATTGTGTCTGCAATGAAACCTCAATTCATTAAATCAGATATAGTTGAGAAAATAGAAATGCTTAAAAGCTATTCAAATAAAATTCTATACTATGATGAAAGTTTAGAAAACCTATAA
- a CDS encoding M16 family metallopeptidase: MENIKLKKLDNGITLITEHLPNVSTFSMGFFIKTGAINETKKESGISHFIEHLMFKGTKNRTAKEISEFVDFEGGILNAFTSREVTCYYIKLLSSKMDIAVDILTDMLLNSNFDEESIEKERNVIIEEIRMYEDIPEEIVHEKNIEFALKGIHSNSISGTIASLKKINRKAILKYLEEHYVAENLVVVACGNIDEKYLYKELNKRMKDFRKAKKEEVLDLTYQIKKGKKVVKKPSNQIHLCFTTRGVSNRSELRYPAAIISNILGEGMSSRLFQKIREERGLAYSVYTYLTRFTNCGLLSVYVGTTKEDYKEVIKLIKEEFKNIKENGISERELRKAKNKYESAFTFSLESTSSRMNRLASTYLTYGEIISLDKVREDIEKVSLKDIEKAAEFLFDEEYYSQTIVGDI, encoded by the coding sequence TTGGAAAATATTAAATTAAAGAAGTTAGATAATGGAATAACCTTAATAACAGAACATTTACCTAATGTAAGCACATTTAGTATGGGATTTTTTATTAAAACAGGTGCTATAAATGAAACTAAAAAAGAAAGTGGAATTTCCCATTTTATCGAACATTTAATGTTTAAAGGTACAAAAAATAGAACAGCTAAAGAAATTTCAGAATTTGTTGATTTTGAAGGAGGTATATTAAATGCCTTTACTTCAAGAGAGGTTACTTGTTATTATATAAAACTTCTATCATCAAAAATGGATATAGCAGTGGATATTTTAACTGATATGTTACTTAATTCAAATTTTGATGAAGAAAGCATAGAAAAAGAAAGAAATGTAATTATAGAAGAAATAAGAATGTATGAAGATATACCTGAAGAGATAGTTCATGAAAAAAATATTGAATTTGCCTTAAAAGGAATACATTCAAACTCTATTTCAGGAACAATAGCAAGTTTAAAGAAAATTAATAGAAAAGCTATTTTAAAATATTTAGAAGAACATTATGTAGCTGAAAATTTAGTTGTAGTAGCTTGTGGAAATATAGATGAAAAATATTTATATAAAGAATTAAATAAGAGAATGAAAGACTTTAGAAAGGCAAAGAAAGAAGAAGTTTTAGATTTAACTTATCAAATCAAAAAAGGAAAAAAAGTTGTTAAAAAACCTTCTAATCAAATACATCTTTGTTTTACAACTAGGGGAGTTTCTAATAGATCTGAATTAAGATATCCAGCAGCTATAATTTCAAATATTTTAGGTGAAGGAATGAGTTCAAGATTATTCCAAAAAATAAGAGAAGAAAGAGGTCTTGCATATTCAGTTTATACTTATCTGACAAGATTTACTAACTGTGGACTACTTTCTGTTTATGTTGGAACAACAAAAGAAGACTATAAGGAAGTTATAAAACTTATAAAAGAAGAATTTAAGAATATTAAAGAAAATGGAATATCAGAAAGAGAACTTAGAAAAGCTAAGAATAAATATGAAAGTGCTTTTACTTTCAGCTTAGAAAGTACAAGTTCAAGAATGAATAGACTGGCTTCAACATATCTAACTTATGGAGAAATAATAAGTCTTGATAAGGTTAGAGAAGATATTGAAAAAGTTAGTCTAAAAGATATTGAAAAGGCAGCAGAATTTTTATTTGATGAAGAATATTACTCACAAACAATAGTAGGAGATATATAA
- a CDS encoding RluA family pseudouridine synthase translates to MIEFIIDEEYETVRIDRFLRKHLKNIALSEIYKMLRKAKIKVNNKKVSQDYRLVLGDIIFVFLPENFEEKNEETFIELNEIRKEKLKSMIAYENENLFIINKNLGDVIHKGSGHNISLLEEFRSYYSNNKINFVNRIDKLTSGLVIGAKNIKTAREIAKEIQLGNITKKYYILVYGKIEKEEFILENYLKKDEEKVIVSDIEKKDYKRSITHYKRINGNDDYTLLEAELKTGRTHQLRAQLSHIGHTIVGDTKYGKNIKEETMYLFSYYLKIDLYDLELEMGIPNFFLKKYDAQK, encoded by the coding sequence ATGATAGAATTTATAATTGATGAAGAATATGAAACTGTCAGAATAGATAGATTTTTAAGAAAACATTTAAAAAACATAGCTCTTTCTGAAATTTATAAAATGCTTAGAAAGGCTAAAATAAAAGTTAATAATAAAAAAGTTTCTCAAGATTATAGATTAGTTTTAGGTGATATAATTTTTGTGTTTCTACCTGAAAATTTTGAAGAAAAAAATGAAGAAACATTCATTGAACTAAATGAAATTAGAAAAGAAAAACTAAAGTCTATGATAGCTTATGAAAATGAAAATTTATTTATTATAAATAAAAATTTAGGAGATGTTATTCATAAGGGAAGTGGACATAATATTTCTCTACTTGAAGAATTTAGATCTTACTATTCAAATAATAAGATAAATTTTGTAAACCGTATTGATAAGTTAACCTCAGGTCTTGTTATAGGAGCTAAAAACATAAAAACTGCTAGAGAAATAGCAAAAGAAATACAATTAGGAAATATAACTAAAAAATATTATATCTTGGTTTATGGAAAAATAGAAAAAGAAGAATTTATTTTAGAAAACTACTTGAAAAAAGATGAAGAAAAGGTTATAGTATCAGATATTGAAAAAAAAGATTATAAAAGGTCTATAACTCACTATAAGAGAATAAATGGCAATGATGATTATACTTTGTTAGAAGCAGAGCTTAAAACAGGTAGAACTCATCAATTAAGAGCTCAATTAAGTCATATAGGACATACTATTGTAGGAGATACAAAGTATGGTAAAAATATAAAAGAAGAGACTATGTACTTATTTTCCTATTATTTAAAAATAGATCTTTATGATTTAGAGCTTGAAATGGGAATCCCAAATTTCTTTTTAAAAAAGTATGATGCACAAAAATAA
- the rodA gene encoding rod shape-determining protein RodA, with the protein MQNSTYLKKISKFSVFFIANIILLFVISLSTIYSATITKSEPFFIKEIIWFILGLIVFVVVSLIDYRKYYKYSTAIYIFNIIMLLSVLVIGTSRLGAKRWIDLGPLALQPSEFSKLLLIFTFSAYLINNYSDKYTGFKAMFMCFLHIFPVFFLIAIEPDLGTSLVIILIYGMLLFLNKLEWKCIITVFASIAGLIPIAYKFLLKEYQKDRIDTFLNPESDALGTGWNITQSKIAIGSGKIFGKGFLNNTQGKLKYLPESHTDFIGSVFLEERGFIGGSMLLLIYIVLLAQILYIADTTQDKFGKYVCYGVATIFFFHIFVNMGMIMGIMPVTGLPLLLMSYGGSSLVFSFLILGVVQSVKIHRGNK; encoded by the coding sequence ATGCAAAATAGTACTTATTTAAAAAAAATATCAAAGTTCAGTGTATTTTTTATAGCAAATATAATACTACTTTTTGTAATTAGTTTATCCACTATATATAGTGCAACTATTACAAAGTCTGAACCTTTTTTTATCAAAGAAATTATTTGGTTCATACTAGGTCTTATAGTATTTGTTGTAGTCTCTTTAATAGATTACAGAAAATACTATAAGTATTCAACTGCCATTTATATATTTAATATTATTATGCTTCTATCTGTTCTAGTGATAGGAACTTCAAGATTGGGAGCAAAGAGATGGATAGATTTAGGCCCTCTAGCTTTACAGCCATCAGAATTTTCAAAATTACTTTTGATATTCACTTTTTCAGCTTATTTAATAAATAATTATTCAGATAAGTATACTGGTTTTAAGGCAATGTTTATGTGCTTTTTACATATCTTTCCTGTATTTTTCCTAATAGCAATAGAACCTGACTTAGGGACTTCTCTAGTTATCATTTTAATTTACGGTATGCTACTTTTTTTAAATAAATTGGAATGGAAGTGTATAATAACAGTTTTTGCAAGTATAGCAGGTTTAATCCCAATAGCATATAAGTTTTTACTGAAGGAATATCAAAAAGACAGAATAGATACTTTTTTAAATCCAGAGTCAGATGCATTGGGTACAGGTTGGAATATAACACAATCTAAAATAGCTATAGGTTCAGGAAAAATTTTTGGAAAAGGATTTTTAAATAACACTCAAGGGAAATTAAAATACCTTCCTGAATCTCATACAGACTTTATAGGTTCAGTTTTTCTTGAAGAAAGAGGTTTTATTGGTGGAAGTATGCTACTTCTAATCTATATAGTTCTTTTAGCTCAAATTCTTTATATTGCAGATACAACTCAAGATAAATTTGGAAAATATGTCTGTTATGGAGTGGCAACTATCTTCTTCTTCCATATATTTGTAAATATGGGTATGATAATGGGAATTATGCCAGTAACAGGATTACCTTTACTTTTAATGAGTTATGGTGGAAGTTCTTTAGTGTTTTCGTTTTTGATACTAGGAGTTGTACAAAGTGTAAAGATACATAGAGGAAACAAATAA
- a CDS encoding HU family DNA-binding protein: MTKKEFVDAFAKKGELKIKDSERLVAAFLETVEDALLKGEGVRFIGFGSWEVKERAAREVTNPQTKKKIKVEAKKVVKFKVGKPLADKVAEQKAAKKATKKK, translated from the coding sequence ATGACAAAAAAAGAATTTGTTGACGCATTTGCAAAAAAGGGAGAACTAAAAATAAAAGATTCTGAAAGATTAGTAGCAGCTTTCTTAGAAACTGTAGAAGATGCGTTACTAAAAGGTGAAGGAGTTAGATTTATAGGATTTGGTTCTTGGGAAGTTAAAGAAAGAGCTGCAAGAGAAGTAACTAACCCTCAAACTAAGAAAAAAATTAAAGTAGAAGCTAAAAAAGTTGTTAAATTCAAAGTTGGAAAACCATTAGCAGATAAAGTTGCTGAACAAAAAGCTGCTAAAAAAGCTACAAAGAAAAAATAA
- the bioA gene encoding adenosylmethionine--8-amino-7-oxononanoate transaminase, with product MINNLSELQKKDLKYVFHPCAQMKDFEKNPPLVIKKGEGLYLIDENGNRYMDCISSWWVNLFGHCNPRINKVVSEQVNTLEHIIFANFAHEPAAELCEELTKVLPRGLNKFLFSDNGSSCIEMALKLSFQYHLQTGNPQKTKFLSLENAYHGETIGALGVGDVDIFTETYRPLIKEGRKVRVPYVNSKLSNEEFTKLEDECIKELEEIIEKNHNELACMIVEPMVQGAAGIKIYSARFLKAVRDLTKKYNIHLIDDEIAMGFGRTGKMFACEHAGIEPDMMCIAKGLSSGYYPIAMLCITTDIFNAFYADYKEGKSFLHSHTYSGNPLGCRIALEVLRIFKEDNVLNTINEKGKYLKEKMAGIFNGKSYIEDIRNIGLIGAIELKDNLLPDVRVGKEIYNLALKKGVFVRPIGNSVYFMPPYVITYEEIDKMLEVCKEAIEELCL from the coding sequence ATGATTAATAATTTAAGTGAATTACAAAAGAAAGATTTAAAATATGTTTTTCACCCTTGTGCACAAATGAAAGATTTTGAAAAAAATCCACCTTTAGTTATAAAAAAAGGTGAAGGACTTTATTTAATAGATGAAAATGGAAATAGATATATGGACTGTATTTCTAGTTGGTGGGTAAACTTATTTGGACATTGTAATCCAAGAATAAATAAGGTTGTCTCAGAACAAGTAAATACTTTAGAGCATATAATCTTTGCAAACTTTGCCCATGAGCCTGCTGCTGAGTTATGTGAAGAACTAACTAAGGTTTTACCTAGAGGGCTTAACAAGTTTTTATTTTCAGACAATGGATCATCTTGTATAGAAATGGCTTTGAAATTAAGTTTTCAATATCATTTACAAACTGGAAATCCACAAAAAACTAAATTCTTATCCTTAGAAAATGCCTATCATGGAGAAACAATAGGAGCTTTAGGAGTGGGAGATGTTGATATCTTTACAGAAACATATAGACCACTTATAAAAGAAGGAAGAAAAGTTAGAGTTCCTTATGTCAATTCAAAATTATCTAATGAAGAATTTACAAAATTAGAAGATGAATGTATTAAAGAATTAGAGGAAATAATTGAAAAAAATCATAATGAATTAGCTTGTATGATAGTTGAGCCTATGGTGCAAGGTGCAGCAGGAATAAAAATATACTCTGCTAGATTTCTAAAGGCTGTAAGAGACTTAACTAAAAAATATAATATACATTTGATAGATGATGAAATTGCTATGGGCTTTGGTAGAACAGGAAAGATGTTTGCTTGTGAACATGCAGGTATAGAGCCAGATATGATGTGTATAGCAAAGGGGCTTTCATCAGGTTATTATCCTATAGCTATGCTTTGTATAACTACAGATATATTCAATGCCTTCTATGCTGACTATAAAGAAGGAAAATCTTTCTTACACTCTCATACATATTCTGGTAACCCTTTAGGTTGTAGAATAGCTTTAGAAGTATTGAGAATCTTTAAAGAAGATAATGTCTTAAATACTATAAATGAAAAAGGTAAGTACTTAAAAGAAAAGATGGCTGGGATTTTCAATGGAAAGTCATATATAGAAGATATAAGAAATATAGGACTTATAGGAGCTATAGAATTAAAAGATAATCTCCTTCCTGATGTGAGAGTAGGAAAAGAAATCTATAATTTAGCATTGAAAAAAGGAGTTTTTGTTAGACCTATAGGAAATAGTGTTTATTTCATGCCTCCTTATGTTATAACTTATGAAGAAATTGATAAGATGCTAGAAGTTTGTAAAGAAGCGATAGAAGAATTATGCCTATAG
- the bioB gene encoding biotin synthase BioB, which produces MLKEKNSAGGGKFKFFNLSKEKDNELAESVNVKEFISYLKDKIINEKYEITREEAIFLSRIPNNDMETLNLLFDAADQIREAFCGKYFDLCTIINAKSGKCSENCKYCAQSSHFKTGTEVYGLVSKELALCEAKKNEVEGAHRFSLVTSGRGLRGNEKELDKLVEIYKYIGENTDKLELCASHGICTKEALQKLADAGVLTYHHNLESSRRFYPNVCTSHTYDDRISTIKNAKAVGLDVCSGGIFGLGETIEDRIDMALDLRELEICSVPINVLTPIPGTPFENNEAVEPLEILKTISIYRFIMPETYLRYGGGRIKLGDYVKTGLRCGINSALTGNFLTTTGTTIEKDKKMLEELGYEL; this is translated from the coding sequence ATGTTAAAAGAAAAAAATTCAGCTGGAGGGGGAAAGTTCAAATTCTTTAATTTATCAAAGGAAAAAGATAATGAGCTGGCTGAATCAGTTAACGTTAAAGAATTTATTTCATATTTGAAGGATAAAATAATAAATGAAAAATATGAAATAACACGTGAAGAGGCAATTTTTTTATCAAGAATTCCAAATAATGATATGGAAACTTTAAATTTACTTTTTGATGCTGCTGATCAGATAAGAGAAGCATTTTGTGGGAAATATTTTGATTTATGCACCATCATAAATGCAAAATCAGGGAAATGCTCAGAAAATTGTAAATACTGTGCCCAATCATCTCACTTTAAAACAGGGACTGAGGTCTATGGTCTTGTCTCAAAAGAATTAGCTCTTTGTGAAGCTAAGAAAAATGAAGTTGAAGGTGCTCATAGATTCTCACTTGTAACAAGTGGTAGGGGACTTAGAGGAAATGAAAAAGAATTAGATAAATTGGTTGAAATTTATAAATATATAGGAGAAAATACTGATAAATTAGAACTTTGTGCTTCTCATGGTATTTGTACAAAAGAAGCTTTACAAAAATTAGCTGATGCAGGTGTCTTAACGTATCACCATAATCTAGAATCATCAAGAAGATTTTATCCAAATGTATGTACTTCTCATACTTATGACGATAGAATTAGTACTATAAAGAATGCAAAAGCTGTTGGACTTGATGTTTGTAGTGGTGGAATATTTGGTTTAGGAGAAACTATTGAAGATAGAATAGATATGGCATTGGACTTAAGAGAGTTAGAGATATGTTCAGTTCCAATAAATGTTTTAACTCCAATTCCTGGAACTCCATTTGAAAATAATGAAGCTGTTGAGCCTTTAGAAATATTAAAAACTATATCAATTTACCGTTTCATTATGCCTGAAACATATTTAAGATATGGTGGAGGAAGAATTAAATTAGGAGATTATGTAAAAACAGGTTTAAGATGTGGAATAAACTCTGCTTTAACAGGAAATTTCTTAACTACTACAGGAACAACAATTGAAAAAGACAAAAAGATGTTAGAGGAGTTAGGTTATGAACTTTAA